From Lagenorhynchus albirostris chromosome 15, mLagAlb1.1, whole genome shotgun sequence, one genomic window encodes:
- the BIRC7 gene encoding baculoviral IAP repeat-containing protein 7 produces the protein MATDKHRGRGCPSSETPTALWATRPAPPLHSHTLGCARRNARFQEQLEIQYPGTLVLVPNHQRVRGQRPDSALSWGGRDHMDGQILGQLRPLAEEEEEYGAGDAPSARPAFPGMGSEELRLASFCDWPLSAVVPPELLAAAGFFHTGQQDKVRCFFCYGGLQSWEPGDDPWTEHARWFPRCEFLLRTKGRDFVCRVQESCCRVPGSWVFSGSFQDRSEEPEDAGPTTPSDAGGDQQRPAWSQCPAVQAVLRMGFGRGQVQGLLQPPVHPGPELPTSGREAQVSGAREAGPRCGDPGGAQAEGVPVALEAPGARDAGVEKQLQRLREERTCRVCLDRAVAVVFVPCGHLACAECAPSLQLCPICRAPIRSCVRTFLS, from the exons ATGGCCACCGACAAGCACAGAGGCCGAGGCTGTCCCTCCTCCGAGACGCCCACGGCTCTGTGGGCGACCCGCCCAGCCCCGCCTCTGCACAGCCACACGCTTGGATGTGCTCGCAGGAACGCCCGCTtccag GAGCAGCTGGAGATCCAGTACCCGGGGACCCTTGTCCTCGTCCCCAACCACCAAAGGGTGCGG GGCCAGCGCCCCGACAGTGCCCTGTCCTGGGGAGGCCGGGACCACATGGACGGGCAGATCCTGGGCCAGCTGCGCCCcctggcagaggaggaggaggaatacGGGGCCGGGGACGCCCCATCCGCGAGGCCCGCCTTCCCGGGGATGGGCTCCGAGGAGCTGCGGCTGGcctccttctgtgactggccACTGAGCGCCGTGGTGCCGCCGGAGCTGCTGGCCGCCGCCGGCTTCTTCCACACCG GCCAGCAGGACAAGGTGAGGTGTTTCTTCTGCTACGGGGGTCTGCAGAGCTGGGAGCCAGGCGACGACCCCTGGACCGAGCATGCCAGGTGGTTCCCCAG GTGTGAGTTCCTGCTCCGGACAAAAGGAAGGGACTTTGTCTGCAGGGTCCAGGAGTCTTGTTGCCGCGTGCCGGGCTCCTGG GTATTCTCTGGCTCCTTCCAGGACCGTTCAGAGGAACCAGAAGACGCAGGTCCCACCACCCCCTCAG ATGCTGGGGGCGACCAGCAGCGGCCCGCCTGGAGCCAGTGCCCAGCAGTGCAGGCCGTGCTCCGGATGGGCTTCGGGCGGGGCCAGGTGCAAGGGCTGCTGCAGC CTCCTGTCCACCCAGGGCCCGAGCTGCCCACGTCCGGCAGAGAGGCCCAGGTGTCAGGCGCCAGGGAGGCAG GTCCCCGCTGTGGAGACCCAGGTGGAGCCCAGGCCGAGGGGGTGCCGGTGGCTCTCGAGGCCCCAGGAGCCCGGGACGCCGGCGTGGAGAAGCAGCTGCAGCGCCTGCGGGAGGAGCGGACGTGCAGGGTGTGCTTGGACCGCGCTGTGGCCGTCGTCTTCGTGCCCTGTGGCCACCTGGCCTGTGCCGAGTGCGCGCCCAGCCTGCAGCTGTGCCCCATCTGCAGGGCCCCCATCCGCAGCTGCGTGCGCACCTTCCTGTCCTAG
- the YTHDF1 gene encoding YTH domain-containing family protein 1 isoform X1, with protein sequence MSATSVDPQRTKGQDNKVQNGSLHQKDTVHDNDFEPYLSGQSNQSNSYPSMADPYLSSYYPPSIGFPYSLNEAPWSTGGDPPIPYLTTYGQLSNGDQHFVHDAVFGQPGGLGNNIYQHRFNFFPENPAFSAWGASGSQGQQAQSSAYGNSYTYPPSSLGGTIVDGQTGFHSDTLNKAPGMNSLEQGMVGLKIGDVTTSAVKTVGSVVSSVAMTGILSGSGGTNVTMPVSKPTSWAAIASKPAKLQPKMKAKSGPAVGGALPPPPIKHNMDIGTWDNKGPVPKAPAPQPQPAPQAAPQPQPAVQPLPTQPPPPAPPQHPGPQQPPQTRWVAPRNRSTAFGQSGGTSGDSNSPGSAQPSATPSPESHPVLEKLKAAHSYNPKEFDWNLKSGRVFIIKSYSEDDVHRSIKYSLWCSTEHGNRRLDSAFRALGSKGPVYLLFSVNGSGHFCGVAEMKSPVDYGTSAGVWSQDKWKGKFDVKWIFVKDVPNNQLRHIRLENNDNKPVTNSRDTQEVPLEKAKQVLKIIASYKHSTSIFDDFSHYEKRQEEEEVVRKERQNRNKQ encoded by the exons ATGTCGGCCACCAGCGTGGACCCCCAG AGAACAAAAGGGCAAGATAATAAAG TACAAAATGGTTCTTTGCATCAGAAGGATACAGTTCATGACAATGACTTTGAGCCCTACCTTTCTGGACAGTCAAACCAg AGTAACAGTTACCCCTCCATGGCCGACCCCTACCTGTCCAGCTATTACCCACCATCCATCGGATTTCCCTACTCCCTCAATGAAGCGCCGTGGTCTACCGGAGGGGATCCTCCAATCCCATACCTCACCACCTACGGACAGCTCAGTAACGGAGACCAGCATTTTGTGCACGATGCTGTTTTCGGgcagcctgggggcctggggaaCAACATCTATCAGCACAGGTTTAATTTTTTCCCCGAAAACCCCGCCTTCTCGGCCTGGGGGGCGAGTGGGTCTCAGGGGCAGCAGGCTCAGAGTTCAGCTTATGGGAACAGCTACACCTACCCGCCGAGCTCCCTGGGCGGCACGATCGTGGACGGACAGACAGGCTTTCACAGCGACACCCTCAACAAGGCCCCTGGAATGAATAGCCTGGAGCAGGGCATGGTGGGCCTGAAGATTGGGGATGTCACCACCTCTGCAGTCAAGACGGTGGGATCGGTCGTCAGCAGCGTGGCGATGACGGGCATCCTTTCCGGCAGCGGCGGGACGAACGTGACCATGCCGGTGTCGAAGCCGACCTCGTGGGCGGCCATCGCCAGCAAGCCCGCCAAACTGCAGCCGAAGATGAAGGCGAAGAGCGGGCCCGCCGTCGGGGGCGCGCTGCCCCCTCCGCCCATAAAGCATAACATGGACATTGGCACCTGGGACAACAAGGGGCCCGTGCCCAAGGCCCCGGCTCCGCAGCCCCAGCCGGCCCCCCAGGcggccccccagccccagccggCCGTGCAGCCCCTTCCCACCCAGCCTCCCCCTCCGGCCCCACCACAGCATCCGGGCCCCCAGCAGCCGCCCCAGACCCGCTGGGTCGCCCCTCGCAACAGAAGCACGGCGTTCGGGCAGAGCGGGGGGACCAGCGGCGACAGTAACTCTCCCGGGAGCGCCCAGCCCAGCGCCACCCCGAGCCCGGAGTCCCACCCCGTcctagaaaaactgaaagccgCCCACAGCTACAACCCCAAGGAGTTTGACTGGAACCTGAAGAGCGGCCGCGTGTTCATCATCAAGAGCTACTCAGAGGATGATGTGCACCGCTCCATCAAGTACTCCCTCTGGTGCAGCACGGAGCACGGCAACCGGCGCCTGGACAGCGCCTTCCGCGCCCTCGGCAGCAAGGGGCCCGTCTACCTGCTCTTCAGCGTCAATGGCAGCGGCCACTTCTGCGGGGTGGCTGAGATGAAGTCACCCGTGGACTACGGCACCAGCGCCGGGGTCTGGTCCCAGGACAAGTGGAAGGGCAAGTTCGACGTGAAGTGGATCTTCGTCAAGGACGTGCCCAACAACCAGCTCCGGCACATCCGGCTGGAGAACAATGACAACAAGCCGGTCACCAACTCCCGTGACACCCAGGAGGTGCCCCTGGAGAAGGCGAAGCAAGTGCTGAAGATCATCGCCTCGTACAAGCACAGCACCTCCATCTTCGACGACTTCTCGCACTACGAGAAGcgccaggaggaggaggaggtggtgcgCAAG gAGCGGCAGAATCGAAACAAGCAGTGA
- the YTHDF1 gene encoding YTH domain-containing family protein 1 isoform X2, producing MADPYLSSYYPPSIGFPYSLNEAPWSTGGDPPIPYLTTYGQLSNGDQHFVHDAVFGQPGGLGNNIYQHRFNFFPENPAFSAWGASGSQGQQAQSSAYGNSYTYPPSSLGGTIVDGQTGFHSDTLNKAPGMNSLEQGMVGLKIGDVTTSAVKTVGSVVSSVAMTGILSGSGGTNVTMPVSKPTSWAAIASKPAKLQPKMKAKSGPAVGGALPPPPIKHNMDIGTWDNKGPVPKAPAPQPQPAPQAAPQPQPAVQPLPTQPPPPAPPQHPGPQQPPQTRWVAPRNRSTAFGQSGGTSGDSNSPGSAQPSATPSPESHPVLEKLKAAHSYNPKEFDWNLKSGRVFIIKSYSEDDVHRSIKYSLWCSTEHGNRRLDSAFRALGSKGPVYLLFSVNGSGHFCGVAEMKSPVDYGTSAGVWSQDKWKGKFDVKWIFVKDVPNNQLRHIRLENNDNKPVTNSRDTQEVPLEKAKQVLKIIASYKHSTSIFDDFSHYEKRQEEEEVVRKERQNRNKQ from the exons ATGGCCGACCCCTACCTGTCCAGCTATTACCCACCATCCATCGGATTTCCCTACTCCCTCAATGAAGCGCCGTGGTCTACCGGAGGGGATCCTCCAATCCCATACCTCACCACCTACGGACAGCTCAGTAACGGAGACCAGCATTTTGTGCACGATGCTGTTTTCGGgcagcctgggggcctggggaaCAACATCTATCAGCACAGGTTTAATTTTTTCCCCGAAAACCCCGCCTTCTCGGCCTGGGGGGCGAGTGGGTCTCAGGGGCAGCAGGCTCAGAGTTCAGCTTATGGGAACAGCTACACCTACCCGCCGAGCTCCCTGGGCGGCACGATCGTGGACGGACAGACAGGCTTTCACAGCGACACCCTCAACAAGGCCCCTGGAATGAATAGCCTGGAGCAGGGCATGGTGGGCCTGAAGATTGGGGATGTCACCACCTCTGCAGTCAAGACGGTGGGATCGGTCGTCAGCAGCGTGGCGATGACGGGCATCCTTTCCGGCAGCGGCGGGACGAACGTGACCATGCCGGTGTCGAAGCCGACCTCGTGGGCGGCCATCGCCAGCAAGCCCGCCAAACTGCAGCCGAAGATGAAGGCGAAGAGCGGGCCCGCCGTCGGGGGCGCGCTGCCCCCTCCGCCCATAAAGCATAACATGGACATTGGCACCTGGGACAACAAGGGGCCCGTGCCCAAGGCCCCGGCTCCGCAGCCCCAGCCGGCCCCCCAGGcggccccccagccccagccggCCGTGCAGCCCCTTCCCACCCAGCCTCCCCCTCCGGCCCCACCACAGCATCCGGGCCCCCAGCAGCCGCCCCAGACCCGCTGGGTCGCCCCTCGCAACAGAAGCACGGCGTTCGGGCAGAGCGGGGGGACCAGCGGCGACAGTAACTCTCCCGGGAGCGCCCAGCCCAGCGCCACCCCGAGCCCGGAGTCCCACCCCGTcctagaaaaactgaaagccgCCCACAGCTACAACCCCAAGGAGTTTGACTGGAACCTGAAGAGCGGCCGCGTGTTCATCATCAAGAGCTACTCAGAGGATGATGTGCACCGCTCCATCAAGTACTCCCTCTGGTGCAGCACGGAGCACGGCAACCGGCGCCTGGACAGCGCCTTCCGCGCCCTCGGCAGCAAGGGGCCCGTCTACCTGCTCTTCAGCGTCAATGGCAGCGGCCACTTCTGCGGGGTGGCTGAGATGAAGTCACCCGTGGACTACGGCACCAGCGCCGGGGTCTGGTCCCAGGACAAGTGGAAGGGCAAGTTCGACGTGAAGTGGATCTTCGTCAAGGACGTGCCCAACAACCAGCTCCGGCACATCCGGCTGGAGAACAATGACAACAAGCCGGTCACCAACTCCCGTGACACCCAGGAGGTGCCCCTGGAGAAGGCGAAGCAAGTGCTGAAGATCATCGCCTCGTACAAGCACAGCACCTCCATCTTCGACGACTTCTCGCACTACGAGAAGcgccaggaggaggaggaggtggtgcgCAAG gAGCGGCAGAATCGAAACAAGCAGTGA